TGCTGCCACCAGACACCAATAATAACTAATAAGTAGTAATTCTCTTGTATAATTAGGGTGTTAGACTTTGTACTGATGCTTGATGGTGACTTTTATATGGGCAGAGTTTAAGATACAGAAATACTTGTCATGAAGCACTGCATTTTTTCTTTCACAAACATGGATTTTGGGTTATCTGGCATGCTAAGTAAACTTTTAGGATTCATGCTTATCAGCATACCATACCATAAAAAACAAGTAAACAATAGTAGCGCATATTCATGTTATATGCTCAACATATGCTTAATCATAACGTGATCTAGCAACTAGACCAAAACTGatggaatttaaaaaaatatcacagCTGAAGCATGAGATATCAGAGGTGGTTCATGGTTGGTGACAAAGTACATTGATGCTGGGCTAACTGCCTgactcaattaataaaaaatttaaaacatgcTTATCGCTGTTGACAAATCTACTATAATGTGAGATCAAGCAGATCTACGGGCAGAACTGTAATACAAAAGCTCTTTGGTAATTGAGTCTCAATTCatgaaatcaaaatattatgCATTGGTATCTCATTCTCAACATGTCCTCTGCATGCACTGTTGATTTTCATTCTCTTATATTAGTAACTTTTATTCTGGTTCATATCAAGTGTATGTAAATATACCAATTATTCTAAAAAATTTCAGGAAATGATTAATTATTCAATTACATATTTGAGGCTGAATCGTATATGATTTTTGCAAGGCTATCGTTCTCATGGTGCTTCAATTACTTGGCAGGTCTCTTGTTCCCTGTGCAGTGAGACTATGGACCGTGATAGTTTAGATGTTCACAAAGGAGAGAATTGCCCTAAAAGAATTGTGACTTGTGAATATTGTGAATTTCCACTGCCTGCAATTGATCTATTGGAGCACCAGGTAGTAAATTGTTAATTTGATTTGTAATATTCTTCATTTGGTTTAATGAGCTATTCATTGGCCATTTCAGGAAGTTTGTGGAAATCGAACAGAGTTATGTTACATGTGCCATAAATATATAAGACTTCGAGAGATGCATAACCATGAAAGCAGATGCACTGGTGTTGTTAGTAATGTAGCTGAATCATCGAGGTACGTATAATCTGTTATTAGTTTATTCAGCTTCTTACTTATGTTTCATTAGTTAAGTTTGTTTATGGTATATTGAGATATAAATTCATACCACCTATAAGAGGCATGTGGAAATTTTGACCTTAATGATAACTGTAGTGACTTTGATTAGAAGCTAGTACTAACAGTTAAATGAACCGCAACTAAAGTAAAACAGTTAAATGAACTGAATCCGATGTAGACTGCCTTACATGTCTTTGGATGCTAGGAGTGCGATGATATGAAATTACTTCTGTACAAATGATTGGGCAAAGATACTTATTCTTTGCCACCACAAGCTTTTGATTGCTTTTGATTTGGTGGATTTGTTATTTAATGTTTGGTTCTTTTTCTTTGACTTAAAAAATATGTACGTATTTTCCAATTTTGGGGCATGTGATTGGATAGACAGGATATCACTACTTGAGGTGATGTGATATGCAGGTGGATatactttgttttcaaaagACTGCCTGACTTAATGTGACTGATTGAGAATATCAAGTGTTAATAGTAATGACTTAATGTGAGCTCTAAAATCatattttatatggttaaaATGTATCTTGGATATTTTATACTGGATGGTTGTTGTTTTTTTGAGAAGAGGGATTATTCATGCCACTAAATCTTCCCTCCAATATCATATGAAACGGCCAGAAGGTTTTTCATTGACCATCATCATCAGCAAAAAGTAGATACATTACCAGGCTAGATAATTTTGTGTATCTGAGCCACTTAAGTGTGCGTCGGTGGTTCAAATTGTATCCACTTAAGaaatttttcatatatttgttGCACTAAATACCTCagtttaatgcaaaattgggtATATAAGTGTGTGTTTCAATTATATCTAACTTGAGTTCTCTCACAAGCATTGGTGTTTACATCACACATAGCATTCCTTAAGATTGTCAGTTGTGCTTGTCTTCTGCTTACTTGCATTATATTAAGTTGAAAATTGGTTGTGATATCTTTGAAGGAACGTAAGGGCACCGGACAGGGAAAGGGGTGCAGGTGCCCCTAGGAGGCAGCCGCGCGAGTTCTCACCAAGGCGCCTACTGTTCACTATTGCAATAACCGGGATCGCTGTTCTGTTAGGTTCGCTTTTCTTCCAGAGGAAACCAGACCTGACTCCGGTGAACTAAGAATGCATTTGCTGATTACACCTTCTTACTGTATGGTTTTACAAGACGGTCTAATGTTGGTTGCGCCTGTATGGATCTTTGTATCAAATGAGAGACAGTTATTGTTCCATTCGGTAAATAGGTTTATTTTGTAAAGAAAGGGAAACCGAATCCCATTTGAACTGGGAAAGAATAAAGCATTCGTTCTTCTTCCAAAATGCTTACCTCTTGTCATTTCTTATTCAACTAATGGttaaatcttaaaaaaatgGCACTTCAAAAATATTCCCATTTTTGTGGGATTCTGAATATCGAATTACTTCCACAAATCTTGATTAATATCAGCTAACTGTATGATTTCTCATCCAAAACTCAATGTGTTGTCTTGAAATGTGATTTTTGGGTTTCTATCAATTAGAATaagaaaattatgaaaattaatttaaaatattacatgcctctctctctctggaACAATACAGTGGTTTTTGTGGTGCTGAAATATGAGTGATGGTTGGTTGAAAGCATTAAAAGTAGGAAGAAAGTGGTGGGAGAGTGACGGTTGTTAAAGTGGGAGTCTGAGTTTCCAAAGAGAGAAGATAAACAATATCCAAATCTGTAAAAATCAAACACCCACACACAGAAATTAATAAGAGTAAAAGAAATTGAAactcattttctctctcctatctctctctctctctctctggaaTACACACACCCTTTTTTATGGGTAAACTTAAGAAAGCAATCAAGAAACTTTGGAGGTGTGCGTCAGGTAATTAAATCTCCACTACTAATTAATATACCTTCACTTCTACgttcattttttttgtcttttttatttctttttctttatgccCACCACCATACTTAATTATTTCCTTTGTAATTATGTGAAATTTCTTCTTCATTTGCTGATCGATAAGGAAGAATTTCTTTACATATTCTCGTTCTTGCTAAAATTGTATACCGACGAAATGACTATGAAATGATTAAATCTATATATTTTCCAGTGCTGGCTTTTTTGTAATATGGAATCTTTTCTTTTCCAAAGTTGAATAGCAGCTTCTAAAACTGTAGAAAAGCACTTGTAAATGTGAATAATACATATTGATAtagtaaaaagaaaaattattacTATGATAGTATCCATATTTTGATATAGTAAAAAATTATCAGTAGAATCCATATTGAGATTTCAGAAACTTGACATATTGTAATGTAGTCCAGTTAAATTCACATTATTTCGCATAATGGCTTGATTTTAAAGAGATCAGGATTCTTCAAAGCTATATCAAGTCCACCAAACTAAAGCTTAAGGTTTAAACATAGTGAATGGAAGTGCTTTCTTTCTTGTTAAGTGAAGCCAAAGCCTTTTGTAATGTAGATGATGATATTACAATACATACAcataattataaatatgtgtatgcGTGTGAGTTATATATTCTGATAAGTTTGATAACTGGTTAATAATACAACATAAGAGTCAGGAAGCAAAGGGTGGCCTCTTTTGTAGAATAAAGCTGTCATTTTGCTGTGTAGGCACTGCGGAAGCTTGTGGAGTCGGAGTCATGTCGCCTATAGGTTGTCGTTGGTTTATTCAAGATAATCACGTATGTTCCGTTTGGTCTCCTTTCTTGTTATCAAATTGACCAAGACTTACAAACTGCTTGCTTGCTGTTTTTCTATGCCTTTATGCACAAGCACGAACAACTTAAATTTCTTATCGATGTTTTTCTTCGTGGTCTATCTCAGGTGGTCCTGGATAACAGCATACTGCGAGTCACATTATCGAATCCGAATGGGATTGTCACGGGCGTGTGTTATAACGGCATCGACAATATGCTAGAAGTTCTCAACGATGAGAGTAACCGA
This sequence is a window from Salvia splendens isolate huo1 chromosome 14, SspV2, whole genome shotgun sequence. Protein-coding genes within it:
- the LOC121766046 gene encoding XIAP-associated factor 1-like, with product MAGVSDDHVTSVCGHCDRAIPASNIDLHFAHCSRNLEKCKVCDDMIPRKHAEEHFLSTHAPVSCSLCSETMDRDSLDVHKGENCPKRIVTCEYCEFPLPAIDLLEHQEVCGNRTELCYMCHKYIRLREMHNHESRCTGVVSNVAESSRNVRAPDRERGAGAPRRQPREFSPRRLLFTIAITGIAVLLGSLFFQRKPDLTPVN